In Streptomyces sp. NBC_01551, one DNA window encodes the following:
- a CDS encoding type I polyketide synthase, protein MSERGRSRRGPRPGDAAIVGMGAVFPGAADLAAYRRNLLAGTDSIGDVPPGRWDPEVYYDPAGATGPARGDRFYCRRGGFVDGLAVFDPTRFGIMPATVEGAEPDQMLALHATAEAIADAGGEDRLPADRSRIGVVLGRGGFMGVATARLDQRVRTAHQLEQTLREVAPELGERRIAQVRTAFQEALGPERPDASIGLVPSFTAARTANRLDFRGPAYTLDAACASSLLAVDQAVGLLAGGRCDAVVAGAVHHCHIATLWSVFTQLRALSPSERIRPFDRRADGTLLSEGTGVVLLKRLADAERDGDRIYAVIRGTGVAGDGRAASLMSPLVAGQVRALERAWREAGLDPRAPGALGLLEAHGTGTPVGDAAELDTLAQVFGPPDAAGRPGIGFGSVKSMLGHTMQASGMAGLIKAALAVYEGVLPPTLHLEEPHADLARTRMRPVTAAEPWERGSEPRRAGVNAFGFGGINAHAVLEEAPGAAAPAFPAPPVRRFLPLGSSAEPVVGPGGGDDVLLLGADGPAELAALLAGRSASVGDGPCRLAVVGPTPQRLALAAKVLARGRAWRGRGDVWFAPEPLGGRTAFLFPGLEPEFSPALDDVADLLGLERPRLTRGTELMERALDAIATGRFFARALPALGIEADVLAGHSLGEWAAMVAGGMYPRDAADAFLDSLRPGSLKVPDLVYAALGCGAARAEAALHGVEGVVVSHDNCPHQSVVCGAPAGVSAVLERLRAEGVLGQVLPFRSGFHTPMWEPYLGQVRSAFARLPLASSTRAVWSATTCAEFPAEPGEVRELVERHLLEPVRFRELTLRLYEDAGVRSFVTLGPGSLPGFVEDTLRDRPHLAVSTSSPRLPGLSALRRACAALWAEGHTPTWPHPTPPPPAGPPPTAGPAPAATRAMPLDLGSPLIRLGAAALTPLSRPKPTPVPDPGRNPDPDRPVLLSALDAVLSDTRTAARSVTDAWSATRAPGPGPAPVPSTAPLPGAPPPDPRASNAGEADSPGTDASAPGVAGSPGAPGAARRDGPVGRGVDGAGRATGMNHLLRLSLRTLPSVRDHRVYAQPDGWPEESDWFPVVPMTTMLELAADAARRHLGAPPGGGATGYDDVRALRWLAVEPAVDVPVTTRVDGPGRVRVTLGEYASVVVLFGERYGQAPPRDRTPLRDPGPAPVSAAGLYRDRWMFHGPRFAGVHEVRAVAADGIVGVIRALPDPGALLDAAGQLFGHWMQLRLPVDRLVFPATVDRIRFYGPPPAPQALVTVTARVREVRDVTVRGDLELCAADDATGRVWARIDGWTYRRFGADERVWPMKFTPEVCGIGEPQPAGWCLARRRWTDPASQELVMRRYLGARERTAYERLAPRARAPWLLGRIAAKDALRQLLWDGGAGPVFPAEVPVGNDPTGRPIAQGALAGGVRLSIAHKDRLAVALAHPTRPVGIDVEAVTTDPDALVRIALGPQELRLAEELTARDGAGLPAALTALWCAKEAAAKAHGTGLGGRPRDWRVSDDPGSGGLRVTAPQQHGGNAYPIRTTLLPEDHVVAWTAHPATASPVPFPLMETSHDHR, encoded by the coding sequence ATGAGTGAGCGAGGCCGGAGCCGGCGCGGCCCGCGGCCGGGTGACGCCGCGATCGTCGGGATGGGCGCGGTGTTCCCCGGCGCCGCCGACCTGGCGGCGTACCGCCGCAATCTGCTCGCCGGGACGGACTCCATCGGCGACGTCCCGCCCGGGCGCTGGGATCCGGAGGTGTACTACGACCCGGCCGGCGCCACCGGCCCGGCGCGCGGCGACCGGTTCTACTGCCGGCGCGGCGGCTTCGTCGACGGCCTGGCCGTCTTCGACCCGACCCGGTTCGGGATCATGCCGGCCACTGTGGAGGGTGCCGAGCCGGACCAGATGCTGGCGCTGCACGCGACGGCCGAGGCGATCGCCGACGCGGGCGGCGAGGACCGGCTGCCGGCCGACCGCTCCCGGATCGGGGTGGTGCTGGGGCGCGGCGGGTTCATGGGCGTGGCGACCGCCCGGCTCGACCAACGGGTGCGTACGGCACACCAGTTGGAGCAGACGCTGCGCGAGGTGGCGCCGGAGCTCGGTGAGCGGCGGATCGCGCAGGTGCGTACCGCGTTCCAGGAGGCGCTGGGTCCGGAACGGCCGGACGCCTCGATCGGGCTGGTGCCGAGTTTCACCGCCGCGCGGACGGCGAACCGGCTGGACTTCCGCGGCCCCGCGTACACGCTGGACGCGGCCTGCGCCTCCTCGCTGCTGGCCGTGGACCAGGCGGTGGGGCTGCTGGCGGGCGGGCGGTGCGACGCGGTGGTCGCGGGGGCGGTGCACCACTGCCACATCGCCACGCTGTGGAGCGTGTTCACGCAGCTGCGGGCGCTGAGCCCGAGCGAGCGGATCCGGCCGTTCGACCGGCGGGCCGACGGCACCCTGCTCTCCGAGGGCACCGGGGTGGTGCTGCTGAAGCGGCTGGCGGACGCGGAGCGGGACGGTGACCGGATCTACGCCGTGATCCGGGGCACCGGTGTGGCCGGGGACGGCCGGGCGGCGAGCCTGATGAGCCCGCTCGTCGCCGGTCAGGTGCGGGCGCTGGAGCGGGCCTGGCGGGAGGCCGGGCTGGATCCGCGCGCGCCCGGGGCGCTGGGGCTGCTGGAGGCGCACGGCACGGGCACCCCGGTCGGGGACGCGGCCGAACTCGACACGCTGGCCCAGGTGTTCGGGCCGCCGGATGCCGCGGGGCGGCCCGGGATCGGCTTCGGCTCGGTCAAGTCGATGCTCGGGCACACCATGCAGGCCTCCGGCATGGCCGGGCTGATCAAGGCCGCGCTCGCGGTGTACGAGGGGGTGCTGCCGCCGACGCTGCACCTGGAGGAACCGCACGCGGACCTGGCCCGCACCCGGATGCGTCCGGTGACGGCGGCGGAGCCGTGGGAGCGGGGATCCGAGCCGCGCCGGGCGGGAGTCAACGCGTTCGGCTTCGGCGGGATCAACGCGCACGCGGTGCTGGAGGAGGCCCCGGGCGCCGCCGCGCCCGCCTTCCCGGCCCCTCCCGTACGCCGGTTCCTGCCGCTGGGATCCTCCGCCGAGCCGGTGGTGGGGCCGGGCGGAGGGGACGACGTACTGCTGCTCGGGGCGGACGGCCCGGCGGAGCTGGCGGCCCTGCTGGCGGGGCGCTCCGCGTCGGTGGGCGACGGGCCGTGCCGGCTGGCGGTGGTCGGGCCGACACCGCAGCGGCTCGCGCTCGCCGCGAAGGTGCTGGCGCGGGGGCGGGCCTGGCGCGGGCGCGGGGACGTGTGGTTCGCGCCCGAGCCGCTGGGCGGGCGGACGGCGTTCCTGTTCCCCGGCCTGGAGCCGGAGTTCTCGCCGGCGCTGGACGACGTCGCGGACCTGCTGGGACTGGAGCGGCCCCGACTCACCCGGGGTACGGAGCTCATGGAGCGGGCGCTCGACGCGATCGCGACGGGCCGGTTCTTCGCGCGGGCCCTGCCGGCGCTGGGCATCGAGGCCGATGTGCTGGCGGGGCACAGCCTGGGCGAGTGGGCTGCGATGGTGGCCGGCGGGATGTATCCGCGGGACGCTGCGGACGCCTTCCTGGACTCGCTGCGGCCGGGGTCGCTGAAGGTTCCGGACCTCGTGTACGCGGCGCTGGGCTGCGGGGCGGCTCGCGCCGAGGCCGCGCTGCACGGGGTGGAGGGAGTGGTGGTCAGCCACGACAACTGCCCGCACCAGTCGGTGGTGTGCGGGGCCCCTGCCGGGGTTTCGGCGGTGCTGGAGCGGCTGCGGGCCGAGGGAGTGCTGGGGCAGGTACTGCCGTTCCGGTCGGGGTTCCACACCCCGATGTGGGAGCCGTACCTCGGGCAGGTCCGAAGCGCCTTCGCCCGGCTCCCGTTGGCTTCGAGCACGCGTGCGGTGTGGTCGGCGACGACGTGCGCGGAGTTCCCCGCCGAGCCCGGGGAGGTACGGGAGCTGGTGGAGCGGCACCTGCTGGAGCCGGTGCGGTTCCGGGAGCTGACGCTGCGGCTGTACGAGGACGCGGGCGTGCGGAGTTTCGTGACGCTGGGTCCGGGGAGCCTGCCGGGGTTCGTGGAGGACACCTTGCGGGACCGCCCGCACCTGGCGGTGTCCACGTCCTCGCCCCGCCTGCCGGGGCTCTCCGCGCTCCGCCGCGCCTGCGCCGCCCTCTGGGCCGAAGGCCACACCCCGACCTGGCCCCACCCCACGCCACCGCCCCCCGCCGGCCCACCGCCCACGGCCGGACCGGCGCCCGCCGCGACACGGGCCATGCCCCTGGACCTGGGCTCCCCCCTGATCCGCCTGGGCGCCGCGGCCCTCACGCCCCTGTCCCGTCCCAAGCCGACTCCGGTGCCGGACCCGGGCCGGAACCCGGACCCGGACCGCCCGGTCCTCCTGTCCGCCCTGGACGCCGTCCTCTCCGACACCCGCACGGCCGCGCGATCGGTCACCGACGCCTGGTCGGCCACCCGCGCACCGGGACCCGGGCCGGCGCCCGTTCCATCCACCGCACCGCTGCCGGGGGCTCCGCCCCCGGACCCCCGCGCCTCAAACGCCGGCGAGGCTGACTCTCCCGGGACCGACGCGTCGGCGCCCGGCGTCGCGGGATCGCCCGGGGCTCCGGGGGCCGCGCGCCGGGACGGCCCGGTGGGCAGGGGGGTTGACGGTGCGGGAAGGGCCACGGGGATGAACCACCTGCTGCGGCTCTCGCTGCGCACGCTGCCCTCCGTACGCGATCACCGGGTGTACGCGCAGCCCGACGGCTGGCCCGAGGAGTCCGACTGGTTCCCCGTCGTGCCGATGACGACCATGCTCGAACTCGCGGCCGACGCCGCCCGACGCCACCTCGGCGCCCCGCCCGGCGGCGGCGCCACCGGGTACGACGACGTCCGGGCGCTGCGCTGGCTCGCCGTCGAGCCCGCCGTCGACGTCCCCGTCACCACGCGCGTCGACGGGCCCGGGCGGGTCCGGGTCACGCTCGGGGAGTACGCCTCCGTGGTCGTGCTGTTCGGCGAGCGGTACGGGCAGGCGCCGCCCCGCGACCGCACTCCCCTGCGTGATCCCGGCCCGGCCCCCGTCAGCGCCGCCGGGCTCTACCGCGACCGGTGGATGTTCCACGGCCCCCGCTTCGCCGGGGTGCACGAGGTACGGGCCGTCGCCGCCGACGGGATCGTCGGCGTCATCCGTGCGCTCCCCGACCCCGGCGCGCTCCTCGATGCCGCCGGGCAGCTCTTCGGGCACTGGATGCAGCTCCGGCTCCCCGTAGACCGGCTGGTGTTCCCGGCCACCGTCGACCGGATCCGGTTCTACGGGCCCCCACCCGCCCCCCAAGCCCTGGTCACCGTCACCGCCCGCGTCCGGGAGGTACGCGACGTCACCGTGCGCGGCGATCTGGAGCTGTGTGCCGCCGACGACGCCACCGGCAGGGTCTGGGCCCGGATCGACGGCTGGACGTACCGCCGGTTCGGCGCCGACGAGCGGGTCTGGCCGATGAAGTTCACGCCCGAGGTGTGCGGCATCGGCGAACCCCAGCCAGCCGGCTGGTGCCTGGCCCGGCGCCGCTGGACGGACCCGGCCTCGCAGGAGCTGGTGATGCGCCGCTACCTGGGTGCGCGAGAGCGTACGGCCTACGAGCGGCTCGCGCCCCGCGCCCGCGCACCCTGGCTGCTCGGCCGGATCGCCGCCAAGGACGCGCTGCGGCAACTCCTGTGGGACGGCGGCGCCGGGCCGGTGTTCCCGGCGGAGGTCCCGGTCGGCAACGACCCGACGGGCCGGCCGATCGCCCAGGGCGCGCTCGCCGGCGGCGTCCGGCTGTCGATCGCCCACAAGGACCGGCTCGCGGTCGCGCTCGCCCACCCCACCCGACCCGTCGGCATCGACGTGGAGGCGGTAACCACCGATCCCGACGCCCTGGTCCGGATCGCTCTCGGACCGCAGGAGCTGCGCCTGGCCGAGGAGTTGACCGCCCGCGACGGCGCCGGGCTGCCCGCCGCGCTCACCGCCCTGTGGTGCGCCAAGGAGGCCGCCGCGAAGGCGCACGGCACGGGCCTCGGCGGCCGTCCCCGCGACTGGCGCGTGTCCGACGACCCCGGCTCGGGCGGGCTGCGGGTCACGGCCCCGCAGCAGCACGGCGGGAACGCGTACCCGATCCGCACGACTCTCCTGCCCGAGGACCACGTCGTCGCCTGGACCGCTCACCCCGCGACGGCCTCCCCCGTCCCCTTCCCCCTCATGGAGACCAGCCATGACCACCGCTGA
- a CDS encoding acyl carrier protein: MTTADSILAEITGMLVEIVGDEFLLSDEVTMQTTFNEDLALESIEFVALAESLHERYGAGVDLMGFLAEKDMDAILAMSVGELVTHIGRVAHAGAAAATSTSTSTSTSTASNTAG, encoded by the coding sequence ATGACCACCGCTGACAGCATCCTCGCCGAGATCACCGGCATGCTCGTGGAGATCGTCGGAGACGAGTTCCTCCTCTCGGACGAGGTCACGATGCAGACGACCTTCAACGAGGATCTCGCCCTGGAGAGCATCGAGTTCGTCGCACTCGCCGAGTCGCTGCACGAGCGCTACGGCGCCGGTGTGGACCTCATGGGCTTCCTCGCCGAGAAGGACATGGACGCCATCCTCGCCATGTCGGTCGGCGAGCTCGTCACGCACATCGGCCGGGTCGCGCACGCCGGGGCGGCCGCGGCCACGTCCACGTCCACGTCCACGTCCACGTCCACCGCCTCGAACACGGCCGGCTGA
- a CDS encoding alpha/beta fold hydrolase: MAFVLANSLRFHVQRLPAAATEAAGTAAAPAETAATATAADLPVVVFLHGLVVDNLSSFYCPLAVPAARAGNEAVLYDLRGHGRTERPATGYDSRTAVRDLVALLGALGLARRPVHLVGNSHGATLALHAALARPDLVAGLTLLEPPLSGAWVENMVDTLSAAALSLEDSPVPAELLSLRLRKAANLTAIADGLLNRTSLIDDMAASRPFTPADYERLRCPALIVCGEHSELVPGARELARHAPRAVIEILPGLGHDVLKESSGVLRKSVLAHLDATAGASTARTAQAGALVR; this comes from the coding sequence ATGGCCTTCGTCCTCGCCAACTCCCTCCGCTTCCACGTCCAGCGGCTCCCGGCCGCCGCCACCGAAGCCGCCGGCACCGCAGCGGCCCCCGCCGAGACGGCCGCCACCGCAACCGCGGCCGACCTGCCCGTGGTGGTCTTCCTGCACGGCCTGGTCGTCGACAACCTCTCCTCCTTCTACTGCCCCCTCGCCGTGCCCGCGGCCCGCGCCGGGAACGAGGCCGTGCTCTACGACCTCCGCGGCCACGGCCGCACCGAGCGCCCGGCCACCGGCTACGACAGCCGCACCGCCGTACGGGACCTCGTGGCGCTGCTCGGCGCGCTCGGCCTGGCCCGCCGGCCCGTCCACCTGGTCGGCAACAGCCACGGCGCGACCCTCGCCCTGCACGCCGCCCTCGCCCGCCCGGATCTGGTCGCCGGGCTCACCCTCCTCGAACCGCCGCTCAGCGGGGCCTGGGTGGAGAACATGGTGGACACGCTGTCGGCCGCCGCCCTCAGCCTGGAGGACAGCCCGGTTCCGGCCGAGCTGCTCTCCCTGCGACTGCGCAAGGCCGCGAACCTGACGGCGATCGCGGACGGCCTGCTGAACCGGACCAGTCTGATCGACGACATGGCCGCCAGCCGCCCCTTCACCCCGGCGGACTACGAGCGGCTGCGCTGCCCGGCGCTGATCGTGTGCGGGGAGCACTCCGAACTGGTGCCGGGGGCCCGGGAACTGGCCCGCCACGCACCCCGCGCCGTGATCGAGATCCTGCCGGGGCTGGGTCACGACGTCCTGAAGGAGAGCAGCGGCGTCCTGCGCAAATCCGTACTCGCCCACCTCGACGCGACGGCCGGCGCGTCCACGGCGCGGACCGCGCAGGCGGGGGCGCTGGTCCGATGA